A stretch of DNA from Hirundo rustica isolate bHirRus1 chromosome 1, bHirRus1.pri.v3, whole genome shotgun sequence:
AGAATATCAGACACTCTTCACCCTGGTAGGAAATCTGTTTGAACTGGGATTTAATCCCAACTGGCAGCACTTTTATAAGGGGTACCAAAGTGTTCCTGTGGCCATTCCACAATATCAGTTTGATCGCCAGAAACTCATGGACTATCTGGATGTCCATCAACAAGCAAACCAAAGAGGTGTCAGCACCAGTCATTCTTTGATTTATGGCATAAACAGTGACAATATGGAGTTTGGCTGCCTGGTGTCCCGGGACACAACACCGTACTTGTATGAGCACAAGAACAATGGGGTGGCCTTAGTCCCTGGTGCTTTCTATGTGGAGCTTGGTCTGGCCTCTGTGATGAGCAGCTCAAGACCTCAAGTGCCTCTGAGCTCTTGCCAGCTGAGTATCAGTTTTTCTGCACCGTGTGTTCTCACACAGAGTTCCCAAGTGCTGAATGTCAAGCTGAGTCCGCAAAAAGCCGTGACAACCTTTGAGGTTCTCTCTTCCTCCAATGTAGTTTATGCTGCTGGCCAAGTGGCAAAGGGGCTTGAAGGTGtggtggaagaaagcagcatctCCTTCCAAGCCATCTATCAAAGATGCACATCAGTGATTAGCAAACAGGAGGTTTATGAAGCACTGTCTCAGGTTGGCTTTCAGTATGGCTCCATATTCAGGCAGCTCGGTGATGTTCATTATTGCCAGGAGCTAAAGGAAGCTATAACAAGCATAAAGGTGAATGAGGAGACCGTCAGAGACATGTACAGCTGCTGTATCCACCCAGTGCTGCTCGACTGTTTTCTGCAGATGACCGCTGTCCTGACCTCAGGGACACTCCAATCCAGAGCAGGCTTTCCTTCAGGGATAGGCAGCCTGGTGGTGCTCCGCCCGCTGGAGGAGGAAATGATGATATACATGAGAATGAGCAAATCCACTGGGAACTGCCTTGAGGTCTGTGGATGCTTTGTGGACAAACACGGCTCTGTTTTGGCTGAGCTCAAGCGCGTTGCCATCACTTTCATGAAGGAATCGTCTGCCAGAGACAATGAGTTCCTGTTCGAAAATAAGTGGAAAGAAGTCTCTCTTTCACAGACAATTGGACATCTGGAGTTTAAGCCCAGAGTCCTTGTCTTTGCAGACAAATTCGGGATAGCTGAGCAGCTCAAAAAACACTTGCATCCGGCTTCGAGATATGTTATGTATGAAGGCTGGGAAAGCCTCGTGGAAGGTGATGGCCAGAATAAAATGAGAGCAGAGGTTGAGGATTATGATGAAATCCTCTTCCTGTGGGGAATTCAGAAGTTAGATGAAGATTTCCCAAGGAAAGTGGTAGATCAGTTGGCAAAGTGCTGTGAAGCCTATCGCCAGGTGGTGGTGGCACTAAGAGAGAAGACATCCCGCTGCTCCATCAGAGTGATCACCTACAGAACAACAGAGAGATATGTGGACCACATTAACTGTGGATTTGCACTGTATGGCATGACCAGAACTTGTATTGTTGAAGTTCCAGAAATCACATTTCAGCTGATTGACCTCAGCTCCTCCACTTCCCTGGACATCTCAGTGTTAGCAGATGTTCTTGTCCAATACAAAGGTGGGGAGTATTCAGAAGTTTGCATCAGCCAGGGAAGAATTTATGTGTCTGAAATCAGGCGCACACCTTTTGTAGATACAGATTACATCCAACCCATAAGATCTCTCCAGAAATCACAACCATTCACTTTGTACACTTCTGATCCATACGCAGCGAAGGACTTGTCTGGGGAATTATCCTCTCACACTGCTACTGAGCTTGATAAACAGAGTGTTGAAATTCAAGTGGATAAAATTTGTCTGCACTCGGAAGATTATTTTCCCATTAGTGTTTCTAGCTGCACCTTTGGTAATACACTGTATTGGAACTCACAAGCAGGAGACAAACACAGGCTTCTAGGTCTTGATTTCAGTGGCACAGTCACTGCAACAGGCACTGATGTGAAAAAAGTGAAAGTGGGAGATCATGTGGTTTCATGTTATCCCACTGCTGCATCATCCAGAGTGCAGATTCCAGGAACAGCTTGTTTCAATGCAAGGAAATTCCCATTCCTCCAGAATGTCCCTTGTGTGTCATACTTCATCATTGCATGGGAAATCTTCACTCGGAGGTTACCCAAGGGGAAACACGGCAGAACATTGGGTATTATTACTACAGAGCCATCATCAGTTTTGTGCCAtgttctttctgcagcagcagaagagatggGTTGGAAAACAGTCCTTGCAAAGCCCACACCTGACATGATTCAGTATATCAAACTGTGCAGTGCCCTTGTTATTCTTCCTCCAGTCAACAGACTGTCTCGGGAGGATCTGGCCCACATGTACCTTCTTAAAGATGTGGTGATTGTGTGTGGCAGTCAACAGCCTGAATATATCCAGAATGTCAGTGAAACTGATCATGAAAACATCAGCTTTCATATCCTCACCGCTGCCAGACTTTTCCGGAAAGCACCTCTAAAGGAATTGCAGAAGACTGTACATGCCTGGATCAGTTCCATGGATATGAAACAATTTAGACATCTCTCAGGTTCTGTTTTTCAGCAGCCGGAGAACTTTGAAGGGCTGAACTCTGTGACGTCCTATTTCACCTGCACTTCTGTCCCCCTCGCCGTTCTGAGCAGGCAGAAGGACATCAGTGTGCTTTCAGACATCCCGTTGTAcgagccccagcagcagctgtttaaGCAGAACGCAGTTTATGTAGTAGTTGGGGGGCTCACTGGACTTGGCTTTGAAACGGTGAAATTCATAGCCAAGAATGGAGGAGGATGTATTGCAATACTTTCCAGGAGAATTCCCAGCAGTGAGAAGCAAGAAGAGAtgagggctctgcagcagcagtacAAAGGGAGCAGAGTAGTTTCTGTGCAGTGTGATGTGGCTTCGACCAGCGATGTTGAGAAAGCTTTCCAGTCCATTGCCAACACCTTTGTGGGGAGCCCAATCAAAGGGGTATTCCAAAGTGCTGTGGCTTTACACGATGGCCGCCTGGAAGTCCTGAAGCTGGCTGACTTTCACAAAGTGCTGAGCCCAAAAGTAGCAGGGACCCTAAATCTTCACTGGGCTACCAGAGGCCAAGAGCTTGACTACTTTGTGTGCTACTCCTCTGTTACTTCCTTTCTGGGCAATGCCACCCAGACAAACTATGCAGCTGCAAACTCTTTCCTGGATGTCTTCTGCCTCTACAGGAGGAACTGTGGGCTTTCAGGCCAGGCCATTAACTGGGGTGCTTTGAACCTCGGCATTCTGCTCAATCAAAACCACATTCAAAGCATTCTGGAATCCAAGGGCATAGACATTCTGCAAGTGCATGAAATCCATGATTGTCTCAGGAAGACCTTACTTATAAACAACTCCCAGCAAGCTGTTGTCAAATTGAACCTTCAAACTTTGAAACATCACGTTTTTATTCAGATTATTTCTCTCAGAAGTCGCTTCATATCACTTCTCTCAGAAGATGTCAGGAACAAGATTGAAACCTCTGAGGGAACTGAAGTCCCAGAGACTGCCTTTCTCAAATCTGAGGACTACATCACCTCACTGGTGGGTGACCTCACAGGAGTGAACACAGATGAACTAACCATGAATACACCACTTTCGTCGTTGGGCATTGACTCTATGTTAGCTATGACAATTCAGAACCGTGTCTTCCAGGAGCGAAAGGTGGACATACCCCTTGTGAAACTGCTTGATCCTCACACAACTCTGTCATGTTTAGTGGTAGTTTTAGAAGAAACAAGCAATGCAAATGGAACAGTTGAAAAGAAGAATGCTGCTGTTGAAAGTGCAGAAAATTAAACCTGGCTATAGGAACCTTCCCAATCAGGAATTGTGTAACTTCGACAATATTCAGACCATTTGTAGCATCTAAGAATGCATCTGTCACTGCAGACAGGGTAGAACATCTGGTGATTCTGAATGTACTCTTCTGCATTGACCCAGAAAACTCTTTGCTAGCTTCTTCTGCCATTATTCTGCCAgctgttttaatttcagttaattGTTTGACTTCTTATTTTCAATGTCTTTTACCTTAATTTTCCATAGTTTTAACTGGAAATAAGTAGGTAAATTCCTACACATTTAATTGCACATTGCATTCTTTTAATTGTATTCGTGTTTTGATGAAAACTGTATATTTGCTGCTTGAAACAGTAAATATACACATAAAGCTGCATAAGCTTATCAGCATTTTTCATATTCTATTGTTAAtatatcattatttttaatattaccAAATGTTTATAAATACAGGCAAGGTTTTCAAAGTCTGGGAATTTCAATAATCTTGTGTTTTGCTTATGTATTCAAAAATGTTAACCATTTACCAGTTATTACCAATTGTGAAGCATACAGTAAAGGAAATGGTTTTTTATTAAGAATTAACCAATTTTTATGAAATCCCAAATAAACAAGAGtagtaaaatgagaaaaaaacaccctaaagtgtatttttatcttatttgattttcttttgtccCTTATCTGCTCTCCtactttaaattttttaacCATAATACCTGTCCTGCTTTTGTTGCAATGAGAGAAAACAGACTTTTCCACAAAGACACTGAAGGAAACTTTGTTTATTGTCTCTTAACATAGGAATAGGGTATTGTattatttctcccttttctcccttATTATGATGAGTTGTCCCTTGCAGATCTGGTAGTATTCTCCCGTGTGTGGAGTATCCATAGTCCTTGCAGTCCCACTGAAATAATCTgatctccaggctgaaaaattcTGTTAATCTCTCTCAACTCTGGTGCACCAGCCCCAAAGATCTTGGTGGTCTTATGCCAAAAGTACTCAGGCTTATCTATCTTTCTCATAGTGGAGGGCCCAGGGCTGGACCAGGGTTCTAGATGGGGTGTAATGAGTCAGGTGTGGTGGTGTACTGGTGGTGCATGTTACACCAGTATGATGCAAAgactcccctgcccagctggctgTTGGCTTCCATTTTTGTCAGTGAACTCGTGTTCGGCCCACTGCCCATCGGGATCTCCCAGTCCTTTTCATCCAGGCTGATCTGCAGCCAGTCAGCCCCTGGAATGTAATGCTGTGGAGCTTTGCCTGTCTCATGTGCAGAACAGATGCAGGGGGACTATGCCAGGAGCAAGGGCTTGCATTTACCATGGTTGGAAATAATGAACATTCTGTGAAGCTGTTTGCCCCTCTGAATATTGGCCCTCCCTTTCAATGTGCCAAATGCTCTCACCTAACTTGATGTTAGCAGCAATGGCAGGGCACTGACAACTCTTTCATTTGTGTCTGATAAATACATAGAACATATGACCAGAAAAATAGCCTGGAAAATCCAAACAGATGACACAATAGCTCAGAGGTATGTCTGATGTCCTGAAGTGTGCaaccagctggaggagaaggcaAAGATATCTATGAGAAACAGAATGGACTGCAAAAACATAGAAACAACCTGCAGTACTGTAAGAGCAGTGGGAAAGTCCTGAGTCCTGTTCTGTCCTACCAAACATCATAAATGGAACAGATTAACAGGCCCTTGCAGTTGGCAGTGCTTTTCCTAATACAGCCAAGGGtcccattggccttcttggaccccagggcacactgctggctcatggacaacTTGTTGTTCTCCAGGACCCCCAGGACcttctgcacagagctgctttgcagCAGGCTGacccccagcctgtcctgctggaggggtttttcctccccaggtgcaggaccctgcacttGCCCTTGTTGAATTCCAGTCAGTTCCTCTCTGTCCATCTCTCCGACCTGTCAAGGTCCCTCTggagggctgcacagccctctgggGAATGGGCcgctcctcccagctttgtgttgacagtgaacttgctgaggaggcTCTGCCCTTTTATCCAAGCCATTGATGAATAAACGAAACAATTCTGGGTCTGGTGTTGAACTCTGGGGGACTCCACTAGTGACAGGCCTCCAGCTACATGCTGTGCTACTGATTATCACCCTCTGGGACCTGATGTTCAGCCACTTTAGTTTAAATAGGTTTAAAatggttgttggggtttttttgcttcatcAGCTGCTGTCAAATATGATTGCAGAGACCTGTACTGCCACTTCCTCTTGAAAAAATCTTCTTCTTAAAACCTGAATTTTATACTTAGATAAATtacttgtggaaaaaaaaaaatctgtttctgtgtttaGCAGAAGGCTTTTAGTGACAATGTTCTTTGGCGTTTGCAATGAATCTGAGATTGTTAACTACACAGAAGTGGTTTTAATAATTCTGTGCCATCAGTCTCCAAACTCTCAATACTGTTACCAGAGGAAGGATCCCATTAACAGGATTCATATTCAGTAATAGGATAAATGTGACTCTGGGACAGTACTtgtgaaacatgattttaaagagttaagatttttgctaagggttagaagcaatttatattgatcaagatgtaagttagattagtaaatggtaggttaatgattattagatgcccaagctagagctaactgttatagTATGagtttgtttatagaaaaagtgaagtaagtgaactgtcataagaacagattgaaaccactaagaacaatggccaacacctggacttggtatcaatcaatcacgagGCAGGGGACTTTGGAGCGTGCCAGAGgatcacagagacctgatgaagactctcctaacttcatcctttgagaccactgtcccaattcgagaccaccgaaGAGAAGAATTGCTCACgtgtgaaggactaatagcctcattttaatacagggcagggatgggaggtgctggggttatgcctatgtattgtatgtaagatcttggaaaataaatagagagcaaagagccttgtttggggcggccacgccttttggagatgactcccgtgccacctgccggtgaataaacataccactttctaactttaattagttagaaggtctttgtccatgactatatcagttttcaatgactcacttgaaaaattattaatttttccagGCAGAGCCTGAAGTGGTGTAACATTTGAACAAACTGTTGAAACACCTGGCTACCCTTCTCTGAGGGCAACCATAAATGCAATTAGTCAGATATGTTCTAAACAGAAGCAacataaatacagaattaatgGCACAGAGCCCTAATGTTTCTTTGGAAAATGTGCTCGTGGATaggctttttttgcttttttgcacTTCATCAAAACATCCTCCTGTTGCAGAACAGGACCTTGCAGGCTGAACTAATCAATGCATTATCCTGCAAGAAAATCAATGTCTGTTTCTGGTTTTGCCTGGATCATAAAACACCTGATAACATCCATGCTGGCCCGGAGGCGTGTTCTGCACCTGGATCAGGAGCCACAACCAGCCTGTGGCAGGACTAGGACACGGCAGTGGCCAAAGCTCTGCCAGGGCCCAAGaccagggctggctgtggcCATGGCCTCCCCACTATGCCTCTGGGAGCCTCTTCCCCATGGTCCCAGCTGAACAGCCTTGGCCCCAGGCCCTGGCAGCCAAAGCCCAGGATCTCATGAAGCCAACATGTGTTTCCTTCTTCAGATACACTCCAGAGACTTAGGCATGCAGTTGATAGTGGGAATGTTACTGATAACATTCTAACTATATTTCTTTCAGTCGTACCTTACAAGCGCATCAAACACTGATTATCACTGTCAAGTAAAAAAGCTGTATCCTACATGGACCCACGTGAATGTTTCGCTTAATGTAGTCAAGAGATTAAGACATGTCCTACTCAATGGGTGGTTCCTATGGTGCTGGTGGAATGTAATCCTGACTCTGCTCCTTAATATTTGCACCTGTGATCTCAGAGCCAGTTATAAGAAATGGTGACATTAATAACAAAACCAGACATACATTTTGCAGGATCCTGGGAAAGCTACACCAAAATTACTCAGACATGTGAGGCTGTTTGGAtgatgaagggactggagcacctcaCATATGAGGaaagctgaggcagctgggattgttcaggaGAGAGGGCTCAGGGGAAATCTTATTAGTGTATATAAATACATGAGGGGAAGGTGCAAAGGGGGCAGAGTCAGGCTTCACTGGTGCCCAGTGACAAAGCCAGAGGTAACAGGCACAGACTGAAATATGAGAGGTTCCCTCTGAACACcagaaaatgctattttattGTGACCAAGCACTGGCACTGGTTGCCTGGGGAGGTTATGGGTCTCCATATTTGAAGGTATTCAAAAGCCATTTAGAAGTGGTCTTGGCAACAGGTTCTGTGTGTTCTGGCTTGAGCAGGGAGTTAGTCCAGATGGCTTCTGGAGATCTCTCCAAtctgctgtgattctgtgaaatccaTTGGCAGATGGATTTGATCATTTCCATCCATTCAAAACTTGGGTAATATGTGACACTACCACATTAAATATAACCTTTTGAAAAAACCAATCAATCAATGAATTCAGAAGCCTGTGACCAAtctccctcttccccttttACATCCCTTTTGACCATCCTTCATGCTCTAAGGGAAGACCAACCCCCCACTTTGGAAAGAAGTGCCCagaaagaacaatttactgATATTTATGTATTAGTAAGACAATTCCACAAATTccagagcattttaaaaagtatttttgttaaaaatcagACCATCATATTCAGTTTGACACCTAAGATAtattttttacacttttaaGAAAGCATTTTCTATTGCAAACTTAAAAGCAAATCCCATGCATCAGTAGAACACAGAATACAATTTCCATGCATGCTGTCATTACCTGTGACTTTATATGCTACCTGAAATTCATTAGGAGATGACAGTCTTATCTACTGCTTCATGCAAAGACCCTCTTCAGTTAGTCTCCTCAGGTCAGACCAAATCATTCTAGATTACTTGAGGGTGAGAACAGTACTTTGAGAATAGCTGACACACTTCACAGGGCAGACAGGCTGCTTGTTTCAGCAGCACTGTTAGTTTTGACTACTTGGACAACAGCATGTGACCCCGCGAGCAACCTGCAAGCTGACCCATTCTCCTGGGTCAGAGAATTTTACTTTCATATTCATCCATTATTTTCATGGATGGATTTAGCAGAGTGACATCTTTGATGCAAAGTTAGTCACGGACACTCcatgcacacatacacaaagaaaaaagaaatctttccaAGATAAAACCATTCAGTAGATTTGAATGCAGCCCAATGACTCCCCTCTCTGAAACACCTGCTttactgctggcagcaggaggaaccCAGGGCAGCTGGCTCACTTAGTGCTCTCTTGGAGACAGCCAAACAGATTTTGTTGAATATTCACAGAAATTCAACCTGCATAAGCATGGATGGAAAATCTGTAGCCTTCTGGCCTATGTTTGGCAGAAGCCTGTGCAACTGGATGCGGGGCTGAGTATGGAAAATGTCAGACAAAATTCATTATGGTGTTACTCCAGTCTAGATGTATCAGCCCCCCACAGAGGAGTAGCCTTGTCCATGCTTGTGACAGGGATGACAGCTGAGGGGACCACTTCAGCCAC
This window harbors:
- the LOC120751945 gene encoding mycocerosic acid synthase-like — encoded protein: MEIETADEVAIVGIGCNFPGGDGIDNFWKVLEEGKNCTVEIPPERFNAKEWYDADDNKPGKIRTTRAALLDEFNSFDNHLFGINNMEAERMDPQQKLLIECTYKALEDAGVPVESVSGTKTGVFVGLMNRDYEIITSRAVSEMNHYDGTGTAMSIAANRVSFTFNLTGPSLTVDTACSSFLFALHYALRAIKSGDCEAAICGGVNSIINPSTFVTLSKAKMISPEGISKPFSKKADGYGRGEGCGVVFLKPLKKAKEDYSKIWGVINISAVNQNGRSTTPITRPSQIEQEKLLRSIYESRVDPSVVQYIEAHGTGTAAGDPTEAESLGSVIGKKRSSHVSVLKIGSVKGNIGHTESAAGAAGLIKVLLMMHHGKFVPSLHYSKEMSSIDAEKLNLAVATAVEPWEESGEYGRVAGINCFGFGGTNAHVVVRQVKQAEPLPAFKKPLELVLLSAASPKSLQMTMANTAEQLSTRSSVTLPSLAYTSACRRSHASYRYRKAFITNSLQHLQQELKLAASTEPAMSKGEPQLVFVFCGNGVTLREFSEALLSAEPMFRDKCKEIEDLFQQHAAISLLPARNRSPKELLNPELSQPLLFALQVAVASLLKHWGIKPVAVVGHSVGEVAAAHIAGYLSLADAVKVIYHRSRLQAKTASGRMLVVGNIPVEEIAERLPPYSGKVCIAAFNSPVSCTLSGSVDAVEAIQRELAETFRQRNVFLHVLNVPAAYHSPSMDVILGELEEQVEPLEKQKGEMEVISTLTGVAASENDFAQGKFWARHTREPVAFTQAIQTAARGRENVVFVEISPHRALQRSIKETLGKGTKVLSSLQTDAEYQTLFTLVGNLFELGFNPNWQHFYKGYQSVPVAIPQYQFDRQKLMDYLDVHQQANQRGVSTSHSLIYGINSDNMEFGCLVSRDTTPYLYEHKNNGVALVPGAFYVELGLASVMSSSRPQVPLSSCQLSISFSAPCVLTQSSQVLNVKLSPQKAVTTFEVLSSSNVVYAAGQVAKGLEGVVEESSISFQAIYQRCTSVISKQEVYEALSQVGFQYGSIFRQLGDVHYCQELKEAITSIKVNEETVRDMYSCCIHPVLLDCFLQMTAVLTSGTLQSRAGFPSGIGSLVVLRPLEEEMMIYMRMSKSTGNCLEVCGCFVDKHGSVLAELKRVAITFMKESSARDNEFLFENKWKEVSLSQTIGHLEFKPRVLVFADKFGIAEQLKKHLHPASRYVMYEGWESLVEGDGQNKMRAEVEDYDEILFLWGIQKLDEDFPRKVVDQLAKCCEAYRQVVVALREKTSRCSIRVITYRTTERYVDHINCGFALYGMTRTCIVEVPEITFQLIDLSSSTSLDISVLADVLVQYKGGEYSEVCISQGRIYVSEIRRTPFVDTDYIQPIRSLQKSQPFTLYTSDPYAAKDLSGELSSHTATELDKQSVEIQVDKICLHSEDYFPISVSSCTFGNTLYWNSQAGDKHRLLGLDFSGTVTATGTDVKKVKVGDHVVSCYPTAASSRVQIPGTACFNARKFPFLQNVPCVSYFIIAWEIFTRRLPKGKHGRTLGIITTEPSSVLCHVLSAAAEEMGWKTVLAKPTPDMIQYIKLCSALVILPPVNRLSREDLAHMYLLKDVVIVCGSQQPEYIQNVSETDHENISFHILTAARLFRKAPLKELQKTVHAWISSMDMKQFRHLSGSVFQQPENFEGLNSVTSYFTCTSVPLAVLSRQKDISVLSDIPLYEPQQQLFKQNAVYVVVGGLTGLGFETVKFIAKNGGGCIAILSRRIPSSEKQEEMRALQQQYKGSRVVSVQCDVASTSDVEKAFQSIANTFVGSPIKGVFQSAVALHDGRLEVLKLADFHKVLSPKVAGTLNLHWATRGQELDYFVCYSSVTSFLGNATQTNYAAANSFLDVFCLYRRNCGLSGQAINWGALNLGILLNQNHIQSILESKGIDILQVHEIHDCLRKTLLINNSQQAVVKLNLQTLKHHVFIQIISLRSRFISLLSEDVRNKIETSEGTEVPETAFLKSEDYITSLVGDLTGVNTDELTMNTPLSSLGIDSMLAMTIQNRVFQERKVDIPLVKLLDPHTTLSCLVVVLEETSNANGTVEKKNAAVESAEN